From Haloarcula hispanica ATCC 33960, the proteins below share one genomic window:
- a CDS encoding Cdc6/Cdc18 family protein, whose translation MIADPAVFDDEHLPRRLLHREAAVDHLSRAWEPALGGNQAHDVMIHGPPGVGKTALTRHSLQKLTGHADVQTAHVRCLGKTTAGVVRSVLHDLPGSDPSVNVPREDLCIQLQERVNSPVIVVLDEADGLPSTNALNRLVDVENVSVVVICHDPDEWLSRLDGRLRRRLSFAEFGLDRYSVDELADILEARANLGLPSESVTREQLETIADEVAGVARNGIQALRQAALRAEELQHDRITDEDVSESFERAKRHIRELNLETLPFHHQLLYELIRMGDGLEAGELHDRYDSVADQAYRGREQTPISERARRTKLSKLVGYDLIEVKGENRHRVYRVCDREVVAQIVLNYAI comes from the coding sequence ATGATTGCCGACCCTGCTGTCTTCGATGATGAACACCTCCCGCGTCGCCTCCTCCATCGAGAAGCTGCCGTTGACCACTTATCTCGTGCATGGGAACCGGCACTTGGTGGCAATCAAGCCCACGACGTGATGATTCACGGCCCGCCAGGCGTAGGAAAGACAGCGCTGACCCGCCACTCCTTACAGAAGCTCACTGGACACGCCGACGTTCAGACGGCCCACGTTCGCTGCCTCGGGAAAACGACTGCTGGTGTTGTCCGCTCGGTCCTTCACGATCTCCCCGGTAGTGACCCGTCGGTGAACGTCCCTCGCGAAGATCTTTGTATCCAGCTTCAGGAGCGCGTCAACAGTCCGGTGATCGTTGTCCTCGACGAGGCTGACGGCCTCCCGTCCACGAACGCACTGAATCGGCTGGTTGATGTCGAGAACGTGTCTGTCGTCGTTATCTGCCACGACCCAGATGAGTGGTTATCCCGACTTGATGGGAGACTCCGGCGGCGGCTGTCATTCGCGGAGTTTGGTCTGGACCGCTACAGTGTCGACGAGCTGGCGGACATTCTTGAAGCACGGGCTAACCTCGGGCTACCGTCGGAATCGGTCACCCGCGAGCAGTTAGAGACAATAGCTGATGAGGTAGCTGGCGTTGCACGGAACGGGATACAAGCACTTCGACAGGCTGCACTTCGGGCTGAGGAACTGCAACATGATCGAATCACCGACGAGGATGTGAGCGAGTCGTTTGAGCGGGCGAAGCGACACATCCGCGAGCTAAATCTGGAGACATTACCGTTCCATCATCAACTGCTGTACGAACTAATCCGTATGGGCGATGGGCTGGAGGCTGGGGAACTGCATGATCGGTATGATTCCGTTGCTGATCAGGCGTACCGTGGACGTGAACAGACGCCGATTTCGGAACGGGCTCGGCGGACGAAGCTCTCGAAACTGGTGGGGTACGATTTGATTGAAGTGAAGGGAGAGAACCGACACCGAGTGTATCGAGTTTGTGATCGAGAGGTAGTAGCTCAGATTGTGTTGAATTACGCTATTTGA
- a CDS encoding DUF7386 family protein, whose protein sequence is MTRRTSLKITDERQRLLDKASAIVASDQHDDPPMSDVLDAALTHLIESEENIDDARGDLDPETIQQFNTSVIGLRYRTSVESKWR, encoded by the coding sequence ATGACCCGACGTACCAGCCTCAAGATCACTGACGAACGGCAGCGACTACTGGATAAGGCGAGTGCGATTGTCGCGAGCGATCAGCACGACGACCCACCGATGTCCGATGTGCTGGACGCGGCGCTGACGCACTTGATCGAGAGCGAGGAAAACATCGACGACGCGCGTGGGGATCTGGACCCCGAGACGATCCAGCAGTTCAATACGAGTGTGATTGGACTCCGCTATCGGACGAGTGTCGAGAGTAAGTGGCGATAG
- a CDS encoding ribbon-helix-helix domain-containing protein — MSEADANDGDPEIDRINLRIARSFLDVVDETWRERGFNSRSEFIRFALRDTVNHPEGAGVWKDLAISEAQFDEGDGISSDEIRAQYGTDSE; from the coding sequence ATGTCAGAAGCCGATGCGAACGACGGCGATCCCGAGATTGACAGGATCAACCTCCGCATCGCTCGGTCATTTCTCGATGTCGTCGACGAGACATGGCGCGAGCGTGGGTTCAACAGCCGAAGCGAGTTCATCCGGTTCGCACTTCGTGACACGGTGAATCACCCGGAAGGGGCCGGCGTGTGGAAGGACCTCGCAATCAGTGAAGCGCAGTTCGACGAGGGTGACGGCATTTCGAGCGACGAGATCAGAGCACAGTATGGGACAGACAGCGAGTGA
- a CDS encoding type II toxin-antitoxin system RelE family toxin → MGQTASDDEWDWEFSPRAENQFSQLDSDIQQRIIDKLDEVVSSEWGKLDDFLEPLMNPLPWKFRVGDTDMGAVSPRAEDARKKVLNRPISINK, encoded by the coding sequence ATGGGACAGACAGCGAGTGACGACGAGTGGGACTGGGAGTTTTCGCCCCGAGCTGAAAACCAGTTCTCGCAGTTAGATTCTGATATCCAGCAACGGATAATCGACAAACTGGATGAAGTTGTCTCGTCAGAGTGGGGTAAGCTCGATGATTTTCTTGAACCACTGATGAACCCCCTGCCTTGGAAGTTCCGTGTCGGTGATACCGACATGGGTGCGGTTAGTCCACGAGCTGAGGATGCCCGGAAAAAAGTATTAAATCGACCAATTTCGATTAATAAGTGA